The Tripterygium wilfordii isolate XIE 37 chromosome 17, ASM1340144v1, whole genome shotgun sequence genome has a window encoding:
- the LOC119981656 gene encoding uncharacterized protein LOC119981656 isoform X1, with the protein MAAANKGNVGLQERLSRRPSHVPNVETISGDAKVVKNRRHQQGHRRGHSNLPVERPQSQNSKGSQRGHQRPKIPNYPPPRGSGMQAVFLDTWQKSPGTGVFFPHNGNKFGPGMKSGSHVALIPFRVIEALKKNGHTLGPKIANHQDNNNNAKDRDGDGDAMKSNEGNEKSTQRCSLSQNENTSPELFLPKEWTY; encoded by the exons atggCTGCCGCTAATAAGGGGAATGTCGGTCTCCAAGAAAGACTGTCAAGGCGTCCCTCTCACGTTCCCAACGTTGAGACAATAAGCGGCGATGCCAAG GTGGTGAAGAATCGGAGGCACCAGCAGGGCCATCGCCGCGGTCACTCTAACCTGCCTGTCGAACGTCCTCAATCG CAAAACTCAAAGGGCAGCCAAAGAGGCCATCAACGGCCAAAAATTCCCAATTATCCACCACCTCGAGGCTCCGGAATGCAGGCCGTTTTTCTTGATACATGGCAAAAGTCGCCCGGAACAGGAGTTTTTTTTCCCCACAATGGCAATAAGTTTGGTCCCGGCATGAAATCGG GTTCTCATGTGGCTCTGATTCCTTTCCGTGTAATCGAGGCACTCAAAAAGAATGGGCATACATTAGGCCCCAAAATAGCTAATCACCAAG ACAACAATAACAATGCCAAAGACCGCGATGGCGATGGCGATGCAATGAAAAGCAATGAAGGTAATGAGAAATCAACCCAACGTTGCTCGCTTTCTCAAAATGAAAATACATCGCCGGAGTTATTTCTCCCCAAGGAGTGGACTTACTAG
- the LOC119981656 gene encoding uncharacterized protein LOC119981656 isoform X2: protein MAAANKGNVGLQERLSRRPSHVPNVETISGDAKNRRHQQGHRRGHSNLPVERPQSQNSKGSQRGHQRPKIPNYPPPRGSGMQAVFLDTWQKSPGTGVFFPHNGNKFGPGMKSGSHVALIPFRVIEALKKNGHTLGPKIANHQDNNNNAKDRDGDGDAMKSNEGNEKSTQRCSLSQNENTSPELFLPKEWTY, encoded by the exons atggCTGCCGCTAATAAGGGGAATGTCGGTCTCCAAGAAAGACTGTCAAGGCGTCCCTCTCACGTTCCCAACGTTGAGACAATAAGCGGCGATGCCAAG AATCGGAGGCACCAGCAGGGCCATCGCCGCGGTCACTCTAACCTGCCTGTCGAACGTCCTCAATCG CAAAACTCAAAGGGCAGCCAAAGAGGCCATCAACGGCCAAAAATTCCCAATTATCCACCACCTCGAGGCTCCGGAATGCAGGCCGTTTTTCTTGATACATGGCAAAAGTCGCCCGGAACAGGAGTTTTTTTTCCCCACAATGGCAATAAGTTTGGTCCCGGCATGAAATCGG GTTCTCATGTGGCTCTGATTCCTTTCCGTGTAATCGAGGCACTCAAAAAGAATGGGCATACATTAGGCCCCAAAATAGCTAATCACCAAG ACAACAATAACAATGCCAAAGACCGCGATGGCGATGGCGATGCAATGAAAAGCAATGAAGGTAATGAGAAATCAACCCAACGTTGCTCGCTTTCTCAAAATGAAAATACATCGCCGGAGTTATTTCTCCCCAAGGAGTGGACTTACTAG
- the LOC119983081 gene encoding pentatricopeptide repeat-containing protein At4g02820, mitochondrial, giving the protein MLRPFRGTLALVVRHFSAEAVVDKAVVTHGGVTGSGGNGRDTLGKRLLSLVFSKRSAVISIRKWKEEGHTVRKYELNRIVKELRKHKRYKHALEICEWMTLQQDIKLLPGDYAIHLDLIAKVRNLASAEKFFEDLPDRMRGPATCTALLHTYVQNKMSAEAEALMEKMSECDFLKNPHAYNHMLSLYISNGQLEKVQGLIQKLKMNTSPDVFTYNLLLSVCASQNNVESAEKTFIELKKAKIEPDWVTYSALTNLYMKNELLTKAASTLNEMEKRASRKNRLAYSSLLTLRTNMGDKDGVRRIWENMKSCFRKLNDAEYMSMISSLVKLEDLEEAEKVYTEWESVSGTRDSKLSNVLLAAYINRNQMEMAEKFSQRMLQKGITPSYTTWELLTWGNLKEKRIEKVIDCFKKALGCVKKWNADRKLVRDILKMLEEQGNIGTAEQFLAILRGAGHVSTEVYNSLLRTYANAGKMPLIVAERMEKDNVQLDEETHELIKMTSKMCISEVPTHYS; this is encoded by the exons ATGCTCCGACCATTTCGCGGAACCCTTGCCCTCGTAGTGCGCCACTTCTCGGCGGAAGCGGTGGTGGACAAGGCTGTTGTTACGCATGGCGGCGTCACAGGCTCCGGCGGTAACGGACGTGATACTCTGGGGAAGAGGCTTCTGAGCTTGGTGTTCTCGAAACGCAGTGCCGTGATTTCCATAAGGAAATGGAAAGAAGAAGGCCATACGGTCCGCAAGTACGAGCTCAACCGTATTGTCAAGGAACTTCGCAAACACAAGCGCTACAAGCACGCATTGGAG ATTTGTGAATGGATGACTTTACAGCAAGATATTAAGCTGTTACCCGGTGATTATGCCATTCATTTGGACTTGATTGCTAAAGTTCGTAATTTAGCTAGTGCAGAAAAGTTCTTTGAAGATCTTCCTGATCGGATGAGAGGGCCAGCAACTTGCACAGCTCTTCTCCACACCTATGTCCAGAATAAGATGTCTGCTGAAGCTGAGGCACTGATGGAAAAAATGTCAGAATGTGATTTCTTGAAGAATCCCCATGCTTATAACCACATGCTATCTCTGTACATTTCTAATGGGCAATTGGAGAAGGTTCAAGGACTGATTCAGAAGCTAAAGATGAACACTTCGCCTGATGTTTTTACTTACAATCTATTGCTAAGTGTATGTGCCTCACAAAACAATGTGGAAAGTGCAGAAAAAACATTTATTGAGTTGAAGAAAGCGAAAATAGAACCAGACTGGGTGACATACAGTGCATTGACCAATTTGTACATGAAAAATGAGCTCCTTACAAAAGCGGCATCTACTTTGAATGAGATGGAGAAGAGGGCTTCTCGCAAAAACCGCCTTGCTTATTCCTCCCTCCTCACTTTGCGTACAAACATGGGGGATAAAGATGGGGTTCGACGAATTTGGGAAAATATGAAGTCATGCTTTCGCAAATTGAATGATGCTGAATACATGAGCATGATATCTTCACTTGTGAAGCTTGAAGATCTTGAAGAAGCTGAAAAGGTATACACGGAATGGGAATCAGTTTCTGGAACTCGTGATTCTAAGCTATCTAATGTACTTCTTGCGGCTTATATCAATAGAAACCAGATGGAAATGGCTGAAAAGTTTTCCCAACGGATGTTGCAGAAGGGCATCACTCCTTCTTACACTACTTGGGAGCTTCTTACGTGGGGCAATCTGAAAGAGAAGCGCATAGAAAAAGTAATAGATTGCTTTAAGAAGGCCCTTGGCTGTGTGAAAAAATGGAATGCCGATAGAAAGTTGGTTAGAGATATACTGAAGATGCTTGAAGAACAGGGGAATATTGGAACAGCAGAGCAGTTTTTGGCCATTCTACGGGGTGCTGGCCATGTGAGTACTGAGGTATATAATTCTCTTTTACGTACTTATGCTAATGCAGGAAAGATGCCACTTATAGTTGCAGAGCGTATGGAAAAGGATAATGTGCAGTTGGACGAAGAGACACATGAGCTCATAAAAATGACCAGCAAAATGTGCATAAGCGAAGTTCCAACTCATTATTCCTAA
- the LOC119981639 gene encoding protein FANTASTIC FOUR 3-like, with protein MSSSVCQGLDFNLFNASLKPSLTDSEVHKEENNMKSNDNIDMRGWSFLQSLSNISEINNNNNNKEAIENEKVYVHPLQNRFSSSKLSTKSLEMCTESLGSETGSDCSESSDEIHFTPSQEQLDNFESSPKYYKNRVTQKRMKRCASFPPPLTSISGTSGVRLRPHREGGRLILKAESASSCLNYFQAERSNGRLRLSLPKHFSPDCNHDEDEDEDVEEEEADVDESETETQDIEKIDTDVGETEETDEIFRVEGEENGVKVRGEMGAKKLSITSRCKEGERGRKGLLNWEPFWVAS; from the coding sequence ATGTCATCAAGTGTGTGTCAAGGTCTGGATTTCAATCTCTTCAATGCTTCGCTTAAGCCCTCCCTCACTGACTCCGAGGTTCACAAGGAAGAGAACAACATGAAAAGCAATGACAATATTGACATGCGTGGATGGAGTTTTCTCCAATCTCTCAGCAACATATCTgaaatcaacaacaacaacaacaacaaagaagCAATTGAGAATGAAAAGGTGTATGTCCATCCCCTCCAAAACCGCTTCTCTTCTTCTAAGCTTAGCACCAAGAGCTTAGAAATGTGTACTGAAAGCCTTGGAAGCGAAACGGGCAGTGATTGTAGCGAAAGCAGCGACGAGATTCATTTCACTCCATCACAAGAACAACTTGACAATTTTGAGTCGTCACCGAAGTACTACAAAAATAGGGTGACACAGAAAAGAATGAAACGTTGCGCTAGCTTTCCGCCTCCATTAACTTCAATTAGCGGAACCAGTGGTGTCCGATTGAGGCCTCACAGGGAAGGTGGACGTTTGATTCTAAAAGCTGAATCCGCTTCTTCTTGCCTTAACTATTTTCAAGCTGAACGAAGCAACGGACGGCTTAGGCTTAGTCTACCGAAGCATTTCTCCCCTGACTGTAAccatgatgaagatgaagatgaagatgtagaagaagaagaagctgacGTTGATGAAAGTGAAACCGAAACACAAGACATTGAAAAAATTGATACTGACGTTGGAGAAACAGAGGAAACAGACGAAATCTTTCGTGTGGAAGGGGAGGAAAATGGCGTGAAAGTGAGAGGTGAAATGGGTGCGAAGAAGCTGTCAATAACAAGTAGGTGCAAGGAAGGTGAACGTGGAAGGAAAGGATTGCTTAATTGGGAACCCTTTTGGGTGGCTTCATAA